From one Deltaproteobacteria bacterium genomic stretch:
- the uvrB gene encoding excinuclease ABC subunit UvrB — MLKERKPGQFRLVADFQPQGDQPRAIEELVEGLASGRRHQVLLGVTGSGKTFTMANVISRINRPALVIAPNKTLAAQLYNEFRLLLPDNAVRYFISYYDYYQPEAYVPSTDTYIAKDASINDEIDKLRHAATMALLERRDVVIVASVSCIYGLGSPEAYFDLMVYLEEGMRIDRDRMLRKLVDIQYERVDYDFHRGTFRVRGDTVEVFPAYEDRSALRIEFFDDVVESLLEVDPVRGKVRRRVTKAAIYPASHYVTTAERMKAAVTAIREELRERLAELKRENKLLEAQRLRQRTLYDLELLEEMGYCPGLENYSRHLTGRRPGEPPPTLLNYFPDDFVLYVDESHVTVPQIGGMYRGDRSRKETLVDFGFRLPSALDNRPLNFEEFEETHNQTIYVSATPADYELMRSDNVRVEQLIRPTGLTDPEIAVRPAATQVDDLLEEIRKRTAMKHRVLVTTLTKRMAEDLTDYYQDLNVKVRYLHSDIDAIERVEIIRDLRKGVFDVLVGINLLREGLDLPEVSLVAILDADKEGFLRSERSLIQTIGRAARNVDGTVILYADVMTDSMKLAIGETERRRGVQEAFNEEHGIVPRSVVKQIDEPLIQAYEADYVDVPLVADDGPPPSEIPRMVDKLKKEMKQASDRLEFEKAAELRDRIHGLQEKELSGPYRARGAVAGRG, encoded by the coding sequence ATGCTGAAGGAGCGCAAACCCGGCCAGTTCCGCCTGGTGGCGGATTTCCAGCCGCAAGGCGACCAGCCCAGGGCAATCGAGGAGTTGGTGGAAGGGCTGGCGAGCGGCCGCCGGCACCAGGTGCTGCTCGGGGTCACGGGCTCGGGCAAGACCTTCACCATGGCCAACGTCATCAGCCGCATCAACCGGCCGGCGCTGGTCATCGCGCCCAACAAGACCCTGGCGGCGCAGCTCTACAACGAGTTCCGGCTGCTGCTGCCGGACAACGCGGTGCGCTACTTCATCAGCTACTACGACTACTACCAGCCCGAAGCCTACGTTCCTTCCACCGACACCTACATCGCCAAGGACGCGTCCATCAACGACGAGATCGACAAGCTGCGCCACGCCGCCACCATGGCGCTGCTGGAGCGCCGTGACGTGGTCATCGTCGCCAGCGTCTCGTGCATCTACGGCCTGGGGTCGCCGGAAGCCTACTTCGACCTGATGGTGTACCTGGAAGAGGGCATGCGCATCGACCGCGACCGCATGCTGCGCAAGCTGGTGGACATCCAGTACGAGCGCGTGGACTACGACTTCCATCGCGGCACCTTCCGGGTGCGCGGCGACACCGTGGAGGTGTTCCCGGCCTACGAGGACAGGTCGGCGCTGCGCATCGAGTTCTTCGACGACGTGGTGGAGTCGCTGCTGGAGGTGGACCCGGTGCGCGGCAAGGTGCGCCGGCGCGTGACCAAGGCCGCGATCTATCCCGCGAGCCACTACGTCACCACCGCGGAGCGCATGAAGGCGGCGGTGACGGCCATCCGCGAGGAGTTGAGGGAGCGGCTGGCGGAGCTGAAGCGCGAGAACAAGCTGCTGGAGGCCCAGCGCCTGCGCCAGCGCACCCTCTACGACCTGGAGCTGCTCGAAGAGATGGGCTACTGCCCGGGGCTGGAGAACTATTCCCGCCACCTCACCGGCCGGCGCCCGGGAGAGCCCCCGCCCACGCTGCTCAACTACTTCCCCGACGACTTCGTGCTGTACGTGGACGAGAGCCACGTCACCGTGCCGCAGATCGGCGGCATGTACCGCGGCGACCGCTCGCGCAAGGAAACCCTGGTGGACTTCGGCTTCCGGCTGCCTTCGGCGCTGGACAACCGCCCGCTGAACTTCGAGGAATTCGAGGAAACGCACAACCAGACGATTTATGTTTCGGCGACGCCGGCCGATTATGAACTCATGAGGAGCGACAACGTCCGCGTGGAGCAATTGATCCGCCCCACCGGGCTCACCGATCCGGAGATCGCGGTGCGGCCGGCGGCCACCCAGGTGGACGACCTGCTGGAGGAGATCCGCAAGCGCACCGCGATGAAGCACCGGGTCCTGGTGACGACGTTGACCAAGCGCATGGCCGAGGACCTGACCGACTACTACCAGGACCTCAACGTGAAGGTCCGCTACCTGCACTCGGACATCGACGCCATCGAGCGGGTGGAGATCATCCGCGACCTGCGCAAGGGAGTGTTCGACGTGCTCGTGGGCATCAACCTCCTGCGCGAAGGGCTCGACCTGCCGGAGGTGTCGCTGGTGGCCATCCTCGACGCGGACAAGGAGGGGTTCCTGCGCTCGGAGAGATCGCTGATCCAGACCATCGGCCGCGCCGCGCGCAACGTGGACGGCACCGTGATCCTGTATGCGGACGTCATGACCGATTCCATGAAGCTGGCCATCGGCGAGACCGAGCGCCGGCGCGGTGTCCAGGAGGCCTTCAACGAGGAGCACGGCATCGTGCCCCGGAGCGTCGTCAAGCAGATCGACGAGCCCTTGATCCAGGCCTACGAGGCCGACTACGTGGATGTGCCGCTGGTGGCCGACGACGGCCCGCCGCCGAGCGAGATTCCGCGCATGGTGGACAAGCTCAAGAAGGAAATGAAGCAGGCGTCGGACCGGCTGGAGTTCGAGAAGGCCGCGGAGCTTCGGGATCGCATCCACGGCCTGCAGGAGAAGGAACTGTCCGGCCCGTACCGTGCGCGCGGCGCCGTGGCCGGGCGGGGTTGA
- the uvrC gene encoding excinuclease ABC subunit UvrC, with translation MNVEELKDHLDTLPTGPGVYLMRDGGGKVVYVGKAKELRARVRSYLRGGDGRPHVAFLMRQVTDIETLVTSNEKEALILENNLIKQYKPRYNIRLKDDKSYLSIKVTAGDWPRILATRSIVKDGSRYFGPYASAIAVRETLEVIEKHFLLRSCTDYNFRNRDRPCLQYQIKRCPAPCVHPVDPEDYAGNLRQAVLFIEGKSADLLRQLRVRMRERADALEFEQAAKLRDRIRAVEKTLEKQRMVSHWGADQDIFGLYREGGFIEAQVIFVRQGKLTGNQAYSLEDHHFDDEAIVAALLTQFYQGSRFVPEEILVPVELEDRDVHEEYLGERRGRRVTVHQPQRGEKRKLLEMAMNNARQGFNERHDQEREREKMLCELQQKLRLRRYPQRIECYDISMIQGTHAVGSRVSFFDGEPDKRNYRRYRVRTVAPETRGDDFAMMYEVIKRRFQRGLQETDLPDLMVVDGGKGQLQVALTALADLRVTDVDVVAMAKMRVTASPRLAEVERSEERLFLPYRSNPVVLRRNSNALFLLQRLRDEAHRFAITYHRSLRKRETLRSGLDGIPGVGPSRRKALLRRFGSLKRLRDASLEELLEVPSMSRPVAERILESFQGSE, from the coding sequence ATGAACGTCGAGGAACTGAAAGATCATCTCGACACGCTGCCCACGGGACCCGGCGTCTACCTGATGCGCGACGGCGGCGGCAAGGTCGTCTACGTGGGCAAGGCCAAGGAGTTGCGCGCGCGCGTGCGCTCCTACCTGCGGGGCGGTGACGGGCGCCCGCACGTGGCATTCCTGATGCGCCAGGTGACCGACATCGAGACCCTGGTGACCAGCAACGAGAAGGAAGCCCTGATCCTCGAGAACAACCTCATCAAGCAGTACAAGCCGCGTTACAACATCCGCCTCAAGGACGACAAGAGCTACCTGAGCATCAAGGTCACGGCCGGCGACTGGCCGCGCATCCTCGCCACCCGCAGCATCGTCAAGGACGGCAGCCGCTACTTCGGCCCCTACGCCTCCGCCATCGCCGTGCGCGAAACCCTGGAGGTCATCGAGAAGCACTTCCTGCTGCGGAGTTGCACCGACTACAACTTCCGCAACCGCGACCGGCCGTGCCTGCAGTACCAGATCAAGCGCTGCCCCGCGCCGTGCGTCCATCCGGTGGACCCGGAGGACTATGCCGGCAACCTGCGCCAGGCGGTGCTGTTCATCGAGGGCAAGAGCGCCGACCTGTTGCGGCAACTGCGCGTGCGCATGCGCGAGCGCGCGGACGCGCTCGAGTTCGAGCAGGCGGCCAAGCTGCGGGACCGCATCCGCGCGGTGGAGAAGACCCTGGAGAAGCAGCGCATGGTGTCCCACTGGGGCGCCGACCAGGACATCTTCGGACTGTACCGGGAAGGGGGCTTCATCGAGGCCCAGGTCATCTTCGTGCGCCAGGGCAAGCTCACCGGCAACCAGGCGTATTCCCTGGAAGACCATCACTTCGACGACGAGGCGATCGTCGCCGCCCTGTTGACTCAGTTCTACCAGGGCAGCCGCTTCGTTCCCGAGGAGATACTGGTGCCGGTGGAGCTGGAAGACCGCGACGTCCACGAGGAGTACCTGGGCGAGCGCCGGGGCCGTCGGGTGACGGTGCACCAGCCGCAACGGGGCGAGAAGCGCAAGCTCCTGGAGATGGCGATGAACAACGCCCGCCAGGGTTTCAACGAGCGCCACGACCAGGAGCGGGAGCGGGAGAAGATGCTGTGCGAGCTGCAGCAGAAGTTGCGGCTGCGGCGCTATCCTCAGCGCATCGAGTGCTACGACATCTCCATGATCCAGGGGACCCACGCCGTGGGCTCGCGGGTGTCGTTCTTCGACGGCGAGCCCGACAAGCGGAACTACCGCCGCTACCGCGTGCGCACCGTCGCTCCCGAGACCCGCGGCGACGACTTCGCCATGATGTACGAGGTCATCAAGCGGCGTTTTCAGCGCGGCCTCCAGGAGACCGATCTGCCGGACCTCATGGTGGTGGACGGCGGCAAGGGGCAGTTGCAGGTGGCGCTCACGGCGCTGGCGGATCTCCGGGTCACCGACGTGGACGTGGTGGCCATGGCCAAGATGCGCGTCACCGCGTCACCGCGTCTGGCGGAGGTCGAGCGCTCCGAGGAGCGCCTCTTCCTGCCGTACCGCAGCAACCCCGTGGTGCTGCGGCGCAACTCCAACGCGTTGTTCCTGCTTCAGCGCCTCCGCGACGAGGCCCACCGCTTCGCCATCACCTACCACCGCAGCCTCCGCAAGCGCGAAACCCTGCGCTCGGGGCTCGACGGCATCCCCGGCGTGGGCCCGTCGCGCCGCAAGGCCCTGCTGCGCCGTTTCGGCAGCCTGAAGCGCCTGCGGGACGCCTCGCTGGAGGAGTTGCTGGAGGTCCCTTCCATGAGCCGCCCCGTGGCCGAGCGCATCCTGGAGTCGTTCCAGGGCTCGGAGTAG
- a CDS encoding ComEC/Rec2 family competence protein gives MSIGHPTGVLVMPLLALLAGQAMAVMADVAGAWPFTALLAASSLALCFVRPRWGLLGLVCAVAFHWGFAAHHVLLHPRLPAHHIQHLTEREGAVLVEGRLYREPEGQGGRSRWHLAVEGEWTPEGARRATGNVRVTVRNAYRHWRHGDVIRAPLRPRAPKNWDERFDYAAYLARREIYHVAYLHNDWDVRLVRREGGGVRGWIETGRRRIGRFLERVFEPDTGALLKALVVGDRGGLAPETRDRFVAVGMSHVLSISGLHVGMLSLAVYFLCRALAGRSTWLLLRLPVHKLAALGSLAPVLLYAAVAGARIPTVRAAIMIGLYQLAVLSGRNASLFRSLALAALIAALVWPGAVMEASFQLSFLAVLSIAGGIRIFRGTSFMQPTEAPREGLLQRYRPAILLAVLVPVFATVGTGPIVAHHFGILSLAGFIANPLLVPLVGFFIVPAGLLTGFLCLFAPAVSTLLARAVEPVAALFLWSVDLLAGVPMAAFSLPRPGWAMVGASYVFIVIVAACVYRFLQRTL, from the coding sequence TTGAGCATCGGACACCCCACGGGCGTGCTGGTCATGCCGCTGTTGGCTTTGCTCGCCGGACAGGCCATGGCGGTCATGGCCGATGTTGCCGGTGCGTGGCCGTTCACCGCGCTGTTGGCGGCATCCTCGCTGGCCCTGTGCTTCGTGAGACCTCGATGGGGGCTTCTCGGCCTCGTCTGCGCCGTGGCGTTTCACTGGGGTTTCGCCGCGCACCACGTTTTGCTCCATCCGCGGCTGCCTGCTCACCACATTCAGCATCTCACCGAGCGGGAGGGGGCCGTTCTCGTCGAAGGGCGCCTTTACCGCGAGCCGGAAGGGCAGGGCGGCCGCAGCCGCTGGCATCTCGCCGTGGAAGGGGAATGGACGCCCGAAGGCGCGCGTCGCGCCACCGGCAACGTGCGGGTCACCGTGCGCAACGCCTACCGGCACTGGCGGCACGGGGACGTGATACGGGCGCCGTTGCGCCCGCGCGCGCCGAAGAATTGGGACGAGCGCTTCGACTACGCGGCCTACCTGGCGCGCCGCGAGATCTACCATGTGGCGTATCTGCACAATGATTGGGACGTGCGCTTGGTCCGGCGCGAGGGCGGCGGCGTCCGCGGCTGGATCGAGACCGGACGGCGGCGCATCGGCCGGTTCCTGGAGCGCGTGTTCGAGCCGGACACCGGCGCCCTGCTCAAGGCTCTGGTGGTGGGTGACCGCGGCGGCCTCGCCCCGGAGACGCGAGACCGCTTCGTCGCCGTGGGCATGTCCCACGTGCTGTCCATTTCGGGACTGCACGTGGGCATGCTCAGCCTCGCCGTCTATTTCCTGTGCCGCGCTCTGGCGGGCCGCAGCACGTGGTTGTTGCTGCGCCTCCCGGTGCACAAGCTGGCGGCCCTGGGCTCGCTGGCGCCGGTGCTCCTCTACGCCGCCGTGGCAGGCGCCCGTATCCCAACCGTGCGCGCCGCCATCATGATCGGCCTGTACCAACTGGCGGTGCTGAGCGGGCGCAACGCGAGCCTGTTCAGAAGCCTGGCTCTGGCCGCCCTCATCGCCGCTCTGGTCTGGCCGGGGGCCGTCATGGAGGCCTCCTTCCAACTCTCCTTCCTGGCCGTGCTGTCCATCGCCGGCGGCATACGCATTTTCCGCGGCACGTCGTTCATGCAGCCGACGGAGGCCCCACGCGAGGGCCTGCTGCAACGTTACCGTCCAGCCATCCTGCTGGCCGTCCTCGTCCCCGTGTTCGCCACCGTCGGCACCGGGCCGATCGTGGCGCACCATTTCGGCATCCTCTCCCTGGCCGGCTTCATCGCCAACCCGCTGCTGGTGCCGCTGGTGGGTTTCTTTATCGTGCCCGCCGGCCTCCTGACCGGCTTTCTCTGCCTGTTCGCGCCCGCTGTCTCGACGCTCCTGGCACGCGCGGTCGAGCCCGTGGCCGCTCTTTTCCTGTGGAGCGTCGACCTCCTGGCCGGCGTTCCCATGGCCGCGTTTTCTCTCCCCCGGCCGGGTTGGGCGATGGTGGGGGCGAGCTACGTCTTCATCGTGATCGTCGCCGCATGCGTGTATCGATTTCTCCAGCGAACATTGTGA
- a CDS encoding RES domain-containing protein produces the protein MRFRGIVYRAHNPQWSWTPLSGEGAQRHGGRFNRRGVPALYTSLDPMTAIREAQPLGRSLQPITLCAYEVDADPVFDTRDNSERAALKVADPELACPTWEAEMLAGRAPASQRLADRLIEAGYVGMLVRSFAVGTGIDELNLVLWRWSADRPSRVTLIDDEARLVRNGDRN, from the coding sequence ATGCGGTTCCGAGGGATCGTGTATCGAGCCCACAATCCGCAATGGTCCTGGACACCGTTGTCGGGCGAGGGCGCACAACGCCACGGGGGACGCTTCAACCGGCGCGGGGTCCCTGCGCTCTACACCTCTCTAGACCCTATGACGGCAATTCGTGAGGCGCAGCCGTTGGGCCGTTCCCTGCAGCCCATCACGCTGTGTGCCTACGAGGTCGATGCCGATCCCGTGTTCGACACGCGTGACAACTCTGAGCGGGCAGCGCTGAAGGTAGCCGATCCGGAACTCGCATGTCCGACCTGGGAAGCGGAAATGCTGGCAGGCCGGGCTCCGGCGTCACAGAGGCTTGCCGACCGCCTGATCGAAGCCGGTTACGTTGGGATGCTGGTCCGAAGCTTTGCCGTCGGGACCGGAATCGATGAACTCAATCTGGTGCTCTGGCGATGGAGCGCCGACCGGCCCAGCCGTGTGACCCTGATCGACGATGAAGCACGCCTTGTGCGTAACGGAGACCGGAACTGA
- a CDS encoding DUF2384 domain-containing protein, which yields MLLGEFVKDQIFSPVLIAEALRTTKSEIAGTLGLGRDAFSRASRIRARKTQVRLRQMLEILNRVESETGSPLAAYAWFRSEPLPGFGGATADSLLRQGRADQVHAHLDRIMAGGYA from the coding sequence ATGCTGCTCGGAGAGTTCGTGAAGGATCAGATATTTTCTCCGGTACTCATCGCGGAGGCGCTCCGTACTACCAAGTCGGAGATCGCCGGGACTTTGGGGCTGGGTCGAGACGCGTTCTCACGAGCCTCACGGATACGAGCGCGGAAGACACAGGTTCGTCTTCGCCAGATGTTGGAGATTCTCAATCGCGTAGAGTCCGAAACGGGCTCACCTCTGGCGGCGTATGCCTGGTTTCGATCCGAACCGTTGCCCGGCTTCGGTGGCGCCACCGCGGATTCGTTGTTGCGCCAAGGCAGGGCTGATCAGGTGCATGCCCACCTGGATCGGATCATGGCCGGCGGATACGCCTGA